The proteins below come from a single Tachypleus tridentatus isolate NWPU-2018 chromosome 13, ASM421037v1, whole genome shotgun sequence genomic window:
- the LOC143238999 gene encoding solute carrier family 35 member G1-like, which translates to MPTIQDWEIWSNGARYRLDRETTFESTPLLPNSLQKGCWNKFLKLPGLGFMCSLGSGFFVATCSLMFKLLPSINPLEILVFDSVFQTAIFVSVIVKTREPLFGVQGERPFLLLRAVIGAVSATLIYSAFQLIPLADASTIAFSAPVFVNVFACVLLGESCDGFHVITVFTTVTGVFLISKPSFLFGDDQDSDVSINDRITGSCMALGGCLLMALVFVVMRKLKRTSYSSINIVFSTSTFILDSVVLTVINEWSFPHCGADGWLILVSMISFTIASFLQTAALKLEEAGLVSIGRTINVVLSFIFQVTLLEEQVGWTSILGAVLVCSSVGVVSIKRCKNST; encoded by the coding sequence aTGCCTACTATTCAAGATTGGGAGATTTGGAGTAATGGAGCCAGGTACAGACTGGATCGAGAAACAACATTTGAATCAACTCCTTTACTACCTAACAGTTTACAAAAAGGATGTTGGAACAAATTTCTTAAACTACCCGGATTAGGTTTTATGTGTTCCCTTGGCTCGGGTTTTTTTGTTGCAACCTGTtctttaatgtttaaacttttacCGTCAATAAACCCACTGGAGATCCTTGTTTTTGATTCTGTTTTCCAAACAGCCATTTTCGTCAGCGTTATTGTCAAGACACGGGAGCCTTTATTCGGTGTTCAAGGAGAACGTCCCTTTCTTCTCCTGAGAGCCGTTATCGGAGCAGTATCCGCTACTTTAATCTATTCCGCATTTCAACTGATTCCTTTGGCAGATGCTTCCACTATTGCTTTCAGTGCTCCAGTCTTTGTGAACGTGTTTGCATGTGTTTTACTTGGCGAATCTTGTGATGGTTTCCATGTAATAACTGTGTTCACTACTGTGACGGGGGTTTTTCTAATTTCCAAACCGTCTTTCCTCTTTGGAGATGACCAGGACTCTGACGTTTCAATAAACGACCGCATAACTGGCTCTTGTATGGCTTTAGGTGGTTGTTTGCTCATGGCTTTGGTGTTTGTCGTCATGAGGAAGCTAAAACGTACCAGCTATTCTTCTATTAACATTGTTTTCTCTACTTCGACTTTTATCTTAGATTCAGTTGTTTTGACGGTCATCAATGAATGGTCGTTCCCTCACTGTGGAGCAGATGGTTGGTTAATTCTTGTATCAATGATTTCATTCACAATAGCAAGCTTTCTTCAAACTGCTGCCTTGAAACTGGAAGAGGCTGGCCTGGTGTCCATTGGACGAACAATAAACGTGGTTTTGTCCTTCATCTTTCAGGTTACGTTATTGGAAGAGCAGGTCGGGTGGACTAGTATTTTGGGGGCAGTGCTTGTGTGTTCCTCTGTGGGTGTGGTCAGTATAAAAAGATGCAAGAACTCAACGTAA